In the genome of Streptomyces sp. SLBN-118, the window GGACGCCCACATCACCGCGGTTGAGCGCGTCGATGCCCTGGACGGCGGCGGCGAGCGCCTGGACCGTCGTCAGGCAGGGCACGGAGCGCGCCACGGCTGCCGTACGGATCTCGTACCCGTCGAGACGGCCACCCGTTCCGTACGGGGTGTTGACGATGAGGTCGACGTCTCCGTCGTGGATGAGCTGGACGATCGTCCGCTCGCCGCCCGGGCCCTGGCCCTCGCTCTGCTTGCGCACGATCGTGGCGTTGATGCCGTTGCGCTTGAGCACCTCGGCCGTGCCGGACGTGGCGAGCAGCTCGAAGCCGTGCGCCACCAGCTCGCGCGCCGGGAAGATCATCGAGCGCTTGTCGCGGTTGGCGACGGAGATGAAGGCGCGGCCCTTGGTCGGCAGCGGGCCGTACGCGCCCGCCTGCGACTTGGCGTACGCCGTGCCGAAGACCGAGTCGATGCCCATGACCTCGCCGGTGGAGCGCATCTCGGGGCCGAGGACCGTGTCGACACCGCGGCCGTGGATGTCGCGGAAGCGCGACCACGGCATCACGGCCTCCTTGACGGAGATCGGCGAGTCCATCGGCAGGGTGCCGCCGTCACCGTTCGCCGGGAGCATGCCCTCGGCGCGCAGCTCGGCGATGGTCGCGCCCAGCGAGATACGGGCTGCGGCCTTGGCCAGTGGAACGGCGGTCGCCTTCGAGGTGAAGGGGACGGTCCGCGAGGCGCGCGGGTTGGCTTCGAGGACGTACAGGATGTCGCCCGCCATCGCGAACTGGATGTTGATCAGGCCGCGTACGCCGACACCCTTGGCGATCGCCTCGGTGGAGGCCCGCAGCCGCTTGATGTCGAAGCCGCCGAGCGTGATCGGGGGCAGCGCGCACGCCGAGTCGCCGGAGTGGATTCCGGCCTCCTCGATGTGTTCCATGACGCCGCCGAGATAGAGCTCGGTGCCGTCGTAGAGCGCATCCACGTCGATCTCGATCGCGTCGTCGAGGAAGCGGTCGACCAGGACTGGACGGGTGGAGCTGATCTCGGTGGACTCGGCGATGTACGCCTCCAGGCGCGCCTCGTCGTACACGATCTCCATGCCGCGCCCGCCGAGCACGTACGACGGGCGTACGAGGACGGGGTAGCCGATCTCGTCGGCGATGGCCTTGGCCCCGGCGAAGGTGGTCGCGGTGCCGTGCTTGGGGGCCGGGAGACCGGCCTCGGCGAGCACCTGGCCGAAGGCGCCCCGGTCCTCGGCCGAGTGGATGGCCTCGGGCGAGGTGCCGACGATCGGCACGCCGTTGTCCTTGAGCGCCTGCGCGAGACCCAGCGGGGTCTGGCCGCCGAGCTGGACGACGACGCCGGCGATCGGGCCGGCCAGCGACTCGGCGTGGACGATCTCCAGGACGTCCTCCAGGGTGAGCGGCTCGAAGTAGAGCCGGTCGGAGGTGTCGTAGTCGGTGGAAACGGTCTCGGGGTTGCAGTTGACCATCACGGTCTCGTAGCCGGCATCGCTGAGCGCGAAGGAGGCGTGGACGCAGGAGTAGTCGAACTCGATGCCCTGGCCGATGCGGTTGGGACCCGAGCCGAGGATGATCACGGCGGGCTTCTCGCGCGGCGCGACCTCGCTCTCCTCGTCGTACGAGGAGTAGAAGTACGGGGTCCTGGCGGCGAATTCGGCGGCGCAGGTGTCGACCGTCTTGTAGACCGGGCGGATGCCCAGTGCGTGCCGGACCTCGCGTACGACGTCCTCGCGCAGCCCGCGGATCTCGGCGATCTGGGCGTCGGAGAAGCCGTGGCGCTTGGCGTCCGCGAGCATGTCGGGGTCGAGCTTCTCGGCTGCGGCGAGCTCGTCCGCGTGCTCCTTGATCAGGAAGAGCTGGTCGACGAACCAGGGGTCGATCTTGGTGGCCTCGAAGACCTCCTCGGGCGTGGCGCCCGCGCGGATGGCCTGCATGACGGTGTTGATCCGGCCGTCGGTGGGGACCTTGGCCTTCAGCAGCAGCTCCGCCTTGTCGCCCGGCTCCGAGGTGAAGGAGAACTGGCTGCCCTTCTTCTCCAGCGAGCGCAGCGCCTTGTTCAGCGCCTCGGTGAAGTTCCGGCCGATCGCCATGGCCTCGCCCACCGACTTCATGGTGGTGGTGAGGGTGGCGTCGGCGGACGGGAACTTCTCGAACGCGAACCGCGGCACCTTGACCACGACGTAGTCGAGCGTGGGCTCGAAGGACGCCGGGGTCTTCTCGGTGATGTCGTTGGGGATCTCGTCGAGGGTGTAGCCGACGGCGAGACGGGCGGCGATCTTGGCGATCGGGAAGCCGGTCGCCTTCGACGCCAGCGCCGAGGAGCGCGAGACGCGCGGGTTCATCTCGATGACGATGATCCGGCCGTCGTCGGGGTTGACCGCGAACTGGATGTTGCAGCCGCCGGTGTCCACGCCGACCTCGCGGATGATCGCGATACCGACGTCGCGCAGCCGCTGGTACTCACGGTCCGTCAGCGTCATCGCCGGGGCGACGGTGATCGAGTCACCGGTGTGCACGCCCATCGGGTCGAAGTTCTCGATGGAGCAGACGACCACGACGTTGTCGTGCTTGTCGCGCATCAGCTCCAGCTCGTACTCCTTCCAGCCGAGGATGGACTCCTCCAGGAGCACTTCGGTGGTCGGGGAGAGCGTGAGGCCCTGTCCGGCGATACGGCGCAGCTCGTCCTCGTCGTGCGCGAAGCCGGAACCCGCGCCGCCCATGGTGAAGGAGGGGCGCACGACGACCGGGTAGCCGCCGAGCTCGTCGACGCCCGCCAGGACGTCGTCCATCGAGTGGCAGATGACCGAGCGCGCGGACTCGCCGTGGCCGATCTTGGCGTTGACGGCCTCGACGACGCCCTTGAACAGGTCGCGGTCCTCGCCCTTGTTGATCGCCTCGACATTGGCGCCGATGAGCTCGACGCCGTACTTCTCCAGCACACCCTGCTCGTGCATGGAGATGGCGGTGTTCAGCGCGGTCTGGCCGCCGAGGGTGGGCAGCAGCGCGTCGGGGCGCTCCTTGGCGATGATCTTCTCGACGAACTCGGGGGTGATCGGCTCGACGTACGTGGCGTCGGCGATCTCCGGGTCGGTCATGATCGTCGCCGGGTTGGAGTTCACCAGGATGACGCGCAGACCCTCGGACTTGAGGACGCGGCAGGCCTGGGTGCCGGAGTAGTCGAACTCGGCGGCCTGACCGATCACGATCGGGCCGGAGCCGATGACCAGGACGGACTGGATATCGGAGCGCTTAGGCACGCTGGCCCTCCATCAGGGTTACGAAGCGGTCGAACAGGTACGCGGCGTCGTGCGGGCCCGCGGCCGCCTCGGGGTGGTACTGGACGCTGAAGGCCGGCTGGTCGAGCAGCTGGAGACCTTCGACCACGTCGTCATTGAGGCAGACGTGGGAGACCTCGGCGCGGCCGTAGGGAGTGTCGGAGACCTTGTCGAGCGGCGCGTCGACGGCGAATCCGTGGTTGTGCGCGGTGACCTCGACCTTGCCGGTCGAGCGGTCCTGAACGGGCTGGTTGATGCCGCGGTGGCCGTACTTCAGCTTGTACGTGCCGAAGCCGAGGGAGCGGCCGAGGAGCTGGTTGCCGAAGCAGATGCCGAACAGCGGCGTCCTGCGCTCCAGGACGGCCTTGACCACGGTCAGGTCGGCGGTGGCCGGGTCGCCGGGGCCGTTGGAGAGGAACACGCCGTCGGGGTCGACCGCGTACACCTCCTCGGCCGTGGCCGTGGCGGGCAGGACGTGCACCTCGATGCCGCGCTCGGCCATCAGCTGCGGGGTCATGCCCTTGATGCCGAGGTCTATGGCGGCGACGGTGAACTTCTTGGTGCCGATGGCGGGGACGACGTACGTCTCGGTGGTGGCCACCTCGGCGGACAGGTTCGCGCCCTTCATCTGGGGGGCGGCCTGCACCTTGCCGAGCAGCGTGGCGTCGTCCATGACCGCGGCGCCAGAGAAGATTCCGACGCGCATGGCGCCGCGCTCGCGCAGGTGGCGGGTGAGTGCGCGGGTGTCGATGCCGCTGATGCCGACGATGCCCTGGGCGACGAGCTCCTCGTCGAGGGAGCGGCGGGAGCGCCAGTTGGAGGGCATGCGGGCGGGGTCGCGTACGACGTAGCCGGCGACCCAGATCCGCTTGGACTCGTCGTCCTCGTCGTTGACGCCGGTGTTGCCGACGTGCGGGGCGGTCATCACGACGACCTGGCGGTGGTAGGACGGGTCGGTGAGCGTCTCCTGGTAACCGGTCATGCCGGTGTTGAACACCGCCTCGCCGAAGGTCTCCCCCACGGCCCCGTAGGCACGGCCGCGGAAGGTCCGGCCGTCCTCCAGGACGAGTACGGCGGGAACCTTGGCGGCTCCCCGGGTGGAGGTCGTCATCGTGCGCCTTCCGTCGTGCTGTTCTGGTTCAGGTTGTTGATCGCCTCGACCCAGGCGGCGTGCTCGGCCGCGTGGTCGGAGCGGAAGCCGGAGTCGATCAGCGTGTCGCCGTGCGCCCAGGTGACGATCAGCAGTCCGCCCTCGGCCAGGACCTTGCCCGCGATGCCCTTGTCGAGCCTGGCCTCACGCAGGGCCGCCGCGGGGACGAAGAAGTCCTGCGCGCCGGGGCGTACGACGTCCAGTCCCGACTCGGTGAGCGTGAGCTCGACGCGGCTGCGGGTGCCCAGGCCGTGGGCCACGATCCGGTCGAGCCACTGCCCGGCGGTCGTGGAGCCGTGGTAGCGGCCACTCATGCTCAGTGTCGCCTCGCCCGGGGTGGCGGGCATTCCAGGCAGCGGCGGCTTGCCGTCTCGGTTGAGGGTGGTGGTGGGAGACGGGCGGGACGGCAGCTCGGGAATGCCGGACTGGAGGCTGCCGCGCCACTTCCACCCCTGGCGCATCAGCCAGTAGACGAGGGCGATGAAGAGCAGCAGTCCGACCACCCAGCCGATGCGTCCGGCCCAGTTGGTCACCTCCGCCGACTTCTCCTCGGCGGCCAGGACGATGAGTGATGTCACGCGAGCTTCCCGTCGACGACCGTGGCCCGGCCCCGCAGGAAGGTGTGGGTCACGCGTCCCGGCAGCTCACGGCCCTCGTAGGGGGTGTTGCGGCTGCGGGAGGCGAAGCCCGCGGGGTCCACGGCTCCACGGTATGCCGGATCGACCAGCGTGAGGTTTGCGGGCTCACCTGCCGAGACGGGGCGTCCGTGGCCCTCCAGGCGGCCGATGACGGCCGGGCGGACACTCATCCGGTCGGCGACGCCCGCCCAGTCGATCAGGCCGGTGTCGACCATCGTCTGCTGGACGACGGACAGGGCGGTCTCCAGGCCCACCATGCCCATGGCGGCCGCGGCCCACTCGCAGTCCTTGTCCTCGTGCGGGTGCGGGGCGTGGTCGGTGGCGACGCAGTCGATGGTGCCGTCGGCGAGGGCCTCGCGCAGGGCCAGGACGTCGGCCTCGGTGCGCAGCGGCGGGTTGACCTTGTAGACGGGGTTGTAGGTGCGCACCAGCTCGTCGGTGAGGAGGAGGTGGTGCGGGGTGACCTCGGCGGTGACGTTCCAGCCCTTGGACTTGGCCCAGCGGACGATCTCGACCGAGCCCGCGGTGGAGAGGTGGCAGATGTGGACGCGGGAGCCGACGTGGGCGGCGAGGAGGACATCGCGGGCGATGATCGACTCCTCGGCGACCGCCGGCCAGCCGCCGAGGCCCAGCTCGGCGGAGACGACGCCCTCGTTCATCTGGGCGCCCTCGGTGAGGCGGGGCTCCTGGGCGTGCTGGGCGACGACGCCGTCGAAGGCCTTCACGTACTCCAGGGCGCGGCGCATGATCACGGCGTCGTCGACGCACTTGCCGTCGTCGGAGAAGACCTTCACGCCCGCCGCGGAGTCGTGCATGGCGCCGAGCTCGGCGAGCTTCTTGCCCTCCAGGCCGACCGTGACGGCCCCGACGGGCTGTACGTCGCAGTAGCCGGACTCCTTGCCGAGACGGTAGACCTGCTCGACCACGCCGGCCGTGTCGGCGACCGGGAAGGTGTTGGCCATGGCGTGGACTGCGGTGAAGCCGCCGACGGCGGCCGCCCTGGTGCCGGTGAGGACGGTCTCGGAGTCCTCGCGGCCGGGCTCGCGCAGATGGGTGTGGAGGTCGACGAGTCCGGGCAGCAGGATCTGGCCCGCGGCCTCGATCACCGTCGCGCCCTCGGCCGCCAGGCCCGTACCGACCGCGGCGATGGTCTCGCCGTCGATCAGGACGTCCTGGGCATCGCCGCCCAGCACCTTCGCGCCGCGAATAAGGATCTTGCTCATGGTTACTTGTTCTCCTCGGATTCCAGCGGCGGGCGGGACTGGTGGGGGCTGACGGCGGGCTCGTTGCCGCCCAGCAGCAGATACAGGACGGCCATCCGGGTCGAGACGCCGTTGGCGACCTGCTCGACGGCCGTGCAGCGGTCGGAGTCGGCGACCTGGGCGGTGATCTCCATGCCCCGGTTCATCGGTCCGGGGTGCATCACAATGGCGTGCTCCGGCATCCGCGCCATGCGGTCGCCGTCCAGGCCGTAGCGGCGCGAGTACTCGCGCTCGGTGGGGAAGAAGGCGGCGTTCATCCGCTCGCGCTGCACACGCAGCATCATCACCGCATCGGACTTCGGCAGCACCTCGTCGAGGTCGTACGACACCTCGCACGGCCAGTTCTCGACGCCGATGGGGACCAGGGTGGGCGGGGCGACCAGGGTGACGTGGGCGCCGAGGGTGCCGAGCAGCAGGACGTTGGACCGGGCGACCCGGCTGTGCAGGACATCGCCGACGATCGTGATCCGGCGGCCGTCCAGGCCGCGCCCGATCCCGGCGTCCGCTCCGACGAGGCGGCGGCGCATGGTGAAGGCGTCGAGCAGCGCCTGGGTGGGGTGCTCGTGCGTACCGTCGCCGGCGTTCACGACGGCGCCCTCGATCCAGCCGGAGGTGGCGAGGCGGTAGGGGGCCCCGGACGCACCGTGCCGGATGACGACGGCGTCGGCGCCCATCGCCTCCAGCGTCAGCGCGGTGTCCTTGAGGGACTCGCCCTTGGAGACCGAGGACCCCTTGGCAGAGAAGTTGATGACATCGGCGGACAGGCGCTTGGCGGCGGCCTCGAAGGAGATCCGGGTGCGCGTCGAGTCCTCGAAGAAGAGGTTGACGACGGTACGGCCGCGCAGGGTGGGCAGCTTCTTGATCGGCCGGTCGGCGACCCGGGCCATCTCCTCGGCGGTGTCGAGGATCAGCACGGCGTCGTCGCGGGTGAGGTCGGCGGCCGAGATGAGGTGGCGCTTCATCTGGGTGTGCTCCGTTGTCTGGAGGTCTTGGGTCCGGGCCGGCGGCCGAGCCGCCGGTGGGGTGCGGTCCCGGACGGGCTCAGCGGCATGCGGGCGCGCAGGTGGCACGTCCGTACGGGACTGGTGGGCGTACGGAGGAGTGCTACTGCTCGCCGGCCGGGGCGGTCTCACGCACACCGAGCAGCACGGTGTCGCGACCGTCCTCCTCGGAGAGCAGGACCTTGACCGTCTCCCGCAGCGACGTGGGGAGGTTCTTGCCGACGTAGTCGGCGCGGATCGGGAGTTCGCGGTGACCGCGGTCGACGAGAACAGCGAGCTGTACCGCGCGGGGCCGGCCAATGTCTCCGAGCGCGTCGAGCGCGGCGCGGATGGTTCTGCCGGAGAAGAGCACGTCGTCGACCAGGACGACCAGGCGGCCGTCGACGCCGTCACCGGGAATGTCGGTGCGGGCCAGCGCGCGGGCGGGCCGCAGCCGCAGGTCGTCGCGGTACATGGTGATGTCGAGCGAGCCGACCGGGATCGTGCGGCCGGTGATCTCATTGAGCTTGTCGGCCAGCCGGCGGGCGAGGTACACACCGCGGGTCGGGATGCCGAGAAGCACGACGTCGTCGGCGCCCTTGGCGCGTTCGACGATCTCGTGGGCGATGCGGGTCAGTACCCGCGCGATGTCGGGGGCCTCGAGAACGGGGCGTGCCGCACCGGAACTGCCATGGGTGTCCA includes:
- the carB gene encoding carbamoyl-phosphate synthase large subunit, whose amino-acid sequence is MPKRSDIQSVLVIGSGPIVIGQAAEFDYSGTQACRVLKSEGLRVILVNSNPATIMTDPEIADATYVEPITPEFVEKIIAKERPDALLPTLGGQTALNTAISMHEQGVLEKYGVELIGANVEAINKGEDRDLFKGVVEAVNAKIGHGESARSVICHSMDDVLAGVDELGGYPVVVRPSFTMGGAGSGFAHDEDELRRIAGQGLTLSPTTEVLLEESILGWKEYELELMRDKHDNVVVVCSIENFDPMGVHTGDSITVAPAMTLTDREYQRLRDVGIAIIREVGVDTGGCNIQFAVNPDDGRIIVIEMNPRVSRSSALASKATGFPIAKIAARLAVGYTLDEIPNDITEKTPASFEPTLDYVVVKVPRFAFEKFPSADATLTTTMKSVGEAMAIGRNFTEALNKALRSLEKKGSQFSFTSEPGDKAELLLKAKVPTDGRINTVMQAIRAGATPEEVFEATKIDPWFVDQLFLIKEHADELAAAEKLDPDMLADAKRHGFSDAQIAEIRGLREDVVREVRHALGIRPVYKTVDTCAAEFAARTPYFYSSYDEESEVAPREKPAVIILGSGPNRIGQGIEFDYSCVHASFALSDAGYETVMVNCNPETVSTDYDTSDRLYFEPLTLEDVLEIVHAESLAGPIAGVVVQLGGQTPLGLAQALKDNGVPIVGTSPEAIHSAEDRGAFGQVLAEAGLPAPKHGTATTFAGAKAIADEIGYPVLVRPSYVLGGRGMEIVYDEARLEAYIAESTEISSTRPVLVDRFLDDAIEIDVDALYDGTELYLGGVMEHIEEAGIHSGDSACALPPITLGGFDIKRLRASTEAIAKGVGVRGLINIQFAMAGDILYVLEANPRASRTVPFTSKATAVPLAKAAARISLGATIAELRAEGMLPANGDGGTLPMDSPISVKEAVMPWSRFRDIHGRGVDTVLGPEMRSTGEVMGIDSVFGTAYAKSQAGAYGPLPTKGRAFISVANRDKRSMIFPARELVAHGFELLATSGTAEVLKRNGINATIVRKQSEGQGPGGERTIVQLIHDGDVDLIVNTPYGTGGRLDGYEIRTAAVARSVPCLTTVQALAAAVQGIDALNRGDVGVRSLQEHAEHLTAARD
- the carA gene encoding glutamine-hydrolyzing carbamoyl-phosphate synthase small subunit, which encodes MTTSTRGAAKVPAVLVLEDGRTFRGRAYGAVGETFGEAVFNTGMTGYQETLTDPSYHRQVVVMTAPHVGNTGVNDEDDESKRIWVAGYVVRDPARMPSNWRSRRSLDEELVAQGIVGISGIDTRALTRHLRERGAMRVGIFSGAAVMDDATLLGKVQAAPQMKGANLSAEVATTETYVVPAIGTKKFTVAAIDLGIKGMTPQLMAERGIEVHVLPATATAEEVYAVDPDGVFLSNGPGDPATADLTVVKAVLERRTPLFGICFGNQLLGRSLGFGTYKLKYGHRGINQPVQDRSTGKVEVTAHNHGFAVDAPLDKVSDTPYGRAEVSHVCLNDDVVEGLQLLDQPAFSVQYHPEAAAGPHDAAYLFDRFVTLMEGQRA
- a CDS encoding dihydroorotase, giving the protein MSKILIRGAKVLGGDAQDVLIDGETIAAVGTGLAAEGATVIEAAGQILLPGLVDLHTHLREPGREDSETVLTGTRAAAVGGFTAVHAMANTFPVADTAGVVEQVYRLGKESGYCDVQPVGAVTVGLEGKKLAELGAMHDSAAGVKVFSDDGKCVDDAVIMRRALEYVKAFDGVVAQHAQEPRLTEGAQMNEGVVSAELGLGGWPAVAEESIIARDVLLAAHVGSRVHICHLSTAGSVEIVRWAKSKGWNVTAEVTPHHLLLTDELVRTYNPVYKVNPPLRTEADVLALREALADGTIDCVATDHAPHPHEDKDCEWAAAAMGMVGLETALSVVQQTMVDTGLIDWAGVADRMSVRPAVIGRLEGHGRPVSAGEPANLTLVDPAYRGAVDPAGFASRSRNTPYEGRELPGRVTHTFLRGRATVVDGKLA
- a CDS encoding aspartate carbamoyltransferase catalytic subunit — protein: MKRHLISAADLTRDDAVLILDTAEEMARVADRPIKKLPTLRGRTVVNLFFEDSTRTRISFEAAAKRLSADVINFSAKGSSVSKGESLKDTALTLEAMGADAVVIRHGASGAPYRLATSGWIEGAVVNAGDGTHEHPTQALLDAFTMRRRLVGADAGIGRGLDGRRITIVGDVLHSRVARSNVLLLGTLGAHVTLVAPPTLVPIGVENWPCEVSYDLDEVLPKSDAVMMLRVQRERMNAAFFPTEREYSRRYGLDGDRMARMPEHAIVMHPGPMNRGMEITAQVADSDRCTAVEQVANGVSTRMAVLYLLLGGNEPAVSPHQSRPPLESEENK
- the pyrR gene encoding bifunctional pyr operon transcriptional regulator/uracil phosphoribosyltransferase PyrR, which encodes MDTHGSSGAARPVLEAPDIARVLTRIAHEIVERAKGADDVVLLGIPTRGVYLARRLADKLNEITGRTIPVGSLDITMYRDDLRLRPARALARTDIPGDGVDGRLVVLVDDVLFSGRTIRAALDALGDIGRPRAVQLAVLVDRGHRELPIRADYVGKNLPTSLRETVKVLLSEEDGRDTVLLGVRETAPAGEQ